The DNA sequence ATTTTTCCGCATGATTACGGAACCGATGGATTCTTCATCAGCTGTATGGAAAAAGGTAAATGATAAGAAAGAATTGAGGGGAAAGAATGCAGATAGCCTTCAAAAGTGATAGAGGCAAAAAAAGAGCAATCAATCAAGATTACGTGAGTTATTTCGTGAATGAAGCCCAGCAGCCGCTCATGATCGTATGCGATGGCATGGGTGGCCATAAGGCCGGTGACGTCGCCAGCGAAATGGGAGTATCCCATCTGGGCGCAGCCTGGAAAGGATCCCGTTTCACGAACAGCGAAGAATTGTCCCGTTGGCTGATCGCCAACATCCAGCGCGTCAATGATCTGATTTTCCAAAAATCGTTGGATTACAGCGATCTGGACGGAATGGGGACGACTTTGGTGGCGGCGGCCATCGTAGGCAAGGAAATCATTTTTGCCAATATCGGTGACAGCCGGGCCTATGTCTACAGAAATTATAAACTCCGCCAAATCACAGAAGACCATTCCTTAGTGAATGAATTCATCAAGTCAGGGGAAATAACCCCCGAGGAAGCGCAGCATCATCCAAGAAAGAATATTTTGACGCGCTCCCTGGGTGTCTCCAGGAAACTGGATATCGATATCATCGCTATGCCGCTCGTGCAGGGGGATCTGTTGTTGCTATGCTCCGATGGCTTGACCAACATGATGGATGATGAAGAGATTTCCCAAATGCTTAAGGAATGGCTTCCACTTGAAGAAAAAGTCCTTTCCCTGGTCGATAAAGCGAATGCTGCTGGCGGACTGGATAACATCACAGTCCTTTTGGCTGATTTTACGGATAGAGAGGGGGAACCGTCGTGGAGGCAGGAAAGAAATTAGGCGGCCGCTATAAAATTATCCGGCATATCGGAAGCGGCGGGATGGCAAACGTTTATCTGGGCCACGATCTGATTCTGGATCGCCCGGTCGCCATCAAAGTATTGCGCTTCGACTTCCGCAACAACAAGGATGCCTTACGCCGTTTCCAGCGTGAAGCCCTCTCGGCCACGCAATTGATCCATCCCAATATCGTGGGCGTGTACGATGTTGATGAAGAAGATGAATTGCAATACATCGTGATGGAATTCATCGACGGCACGGATCTGAAAAAATACATCGACATCCAAGGCAGGGTTTCTCCTGAGAAGTCGATCCATATCATGCGCCAAGTTTTGTCGGCTGTGGCGTTGGCACACAAAAACCGGATCATCCATAGGGACATCAAACCACAGAATATTCTGATCGATAATCAGGATCGCATCAAAATTACCGATTTCGGTATTGCGGTCGCGTTGTCGGAAACATCGATCACCCAAACGAATACGCTGTTGGGTTCCGTTCATTATTTGTCCCCGGAGCAAGCCAGAGGTAGCATGGCCACTTCAAAGTCAGATATCTACGCTTTGGGCGTTGTCCTGTATGAATTGCTCAGCGGGGCGGTTCCGTTCGATGGAGAGTCGGCCGTCAGCATAGCCCTGAAGCATTTTCAGGAACCGATGCCTTCCATCCGGGAAAAGCATCCGGAAATCCCCCAAAGTTTGGAAAACGTCATCCTGAAGGCGACGGCGAAAGAACCGCTCGATCGCTACGCTACCTGTGAAGAAATGATGGCGGATCTCGATACGTGCTTGAATGAGGGACGCTTGCATGAAGCACCTTTTATGCCGGTATCGCTCTTGCAGGAAACCAAAGTGCTCACCCCCCTATCCGCTGAAATAGTTGCTAATAGGGATAGCGATAAAACGATCGTTTCGCCTCCGCCAAGCGTGAAAGCTGAGCCGATCCATGAATACGAATCAGGGCGAGAGGCCGCTGTAGCCGCGGTCGGCAAGAAAAAACGAAAGAAGTGGACACTGGTTCTTATCTTCGTATTGCTGCTCGCTTTGATCGCCAGCTTTTTCCTTTTCTTCTACAATAACCGGGAAGCAGATGCGGTGATTGTGCCGGATGTGTCCGATATGGATCAAGCCAGCGCACGCCTTGCTTTGGAAGACGCAGGGTTGGTTTTGGGGGATATCACGGAAGAATACAGTGATGAAGTCGAAGAAGATTTCGTTATTGGAACATCGCCAAAAGTCGGTGCATCCGTGGAAGCCGGTGATGAGATCGACCTGATCATCAGCCTGGGCGAGGAATTGTTCACGCTGTTGGACTATGAAGGCCAAGAATATGAGCGTGTTTTGGATGAATTGCGTGAAGAAGGCTTTACGATCGAAAGGACGCATGAATTCAGCAGCGAAGTCGCAGCAGGCAATATCATCAGCCAAAGCATAGAGCCTGGTGCGGAAGTGAAGCCAAGCAAAACCACACTGTCGTTTCTGGTGAGCGATGGAAATGAATCCTATACGATGCGCGATCTATCGGGATATACGCGAAAAAGTGTCGAGGATTACTCGGGGCAATACGGGCTTGCGTTGACAGTCACGGAAGCCTATTCAGATACGGTTGCAGCGGGTCTCGTCGTAAGCCAAAGCCTTGCCGGCGGATCGGCTTTTGTATCCGGAGATGCCTTGAATGTGGTGATTTCGTTGGGTCCTGAAGAGCCGCAAGTCGTCTCCTTCAGTCGCACCATCACGATTCCTTATCTCGCAGCAGCCGTATCGGAACCCGCTTCTGAGAGCAGCAACAGTCAAGGCGGCGGAAATACGGACAGCGATGCGAATGTCAGCAGTATCTCCGACGAGCTGAACCATATCGTCATCTACATAGAGGACGAAGATCATGCCATCAGTGACGTATTCCGCGAGTTCGATATAGCAGCAGATGAAGTTGTGACATTGAATTTCCGTGTTCTGGAAGGTGGCTCCGCCTCTTACCGGATCGAAAGAGATGGTGAAGTCATCAGCGAAGAGTCTGAACTTACACAATAAAAAATTATAGGCTATAAAAAATGACAAACATCAAAATGGTTTGTCATTTTTTTGTAGAACAGTGTAGAATAGAGAGAAAGAACTAAACTAGGAGGCGTTGTCGATTTGCAAAAAGGACAGGTCAGAAAAGCAATAAGCGGGTTTTATTATGTGTATGTGGATGGTCAAACGTACCAAACGAGAGGGAGAGGAAACTTCCGCGTGAAAAACATGGCTCCGCTTATTGGGGATTTTGTCGATTTCGAAAGTGACAACTTAACGGAGGGTGTTCTGCTGGACATCTACCCCAGGAAAAATGAATTGGTTCGTCCGACGGTGGCGAATGTCGATTGTGGCGTCATTGTCATGTCGGCGATCGAACCCGATTTTTCATCCTATTTGGTGGATCGATTCTTGGTTTATCTGGAAGCGAACAACATCACTCCCATCATCTATGTTACGAAAATTGATCTGTTGGATGAAAAAGCTAAGAAGGATATGCTGCAGTACAAAACGTACTATGAATCGATCGGGTACAAGATGATTTTATCGGATTATCCTGAAGGAGCCTCTTCTTTGGAGGAGTTGGTCACGACCATG is a window from the uncultured Trichococcus sp. genome containing:
- the pknB gene encoding Stk1 family PASTA domain-containing Ser/Thr kinase, giving the protein MEAGKKLGGRYKIIRHIGSGGMANVYLGHDLILDRPVAIKVLRFDFRNNKDALRRFQREALSATQLIHPNIVGVYDVDEEDELQYIVMEFIDGTDLKKYIDIQGRVSPEKSIHIMRQVLSAVALAHKNRIIHRDIKPQNILIDNQDRIKITDFGIAVALSETSITQTNTLLGSVHYLSPEQARGSMATSKSDIYALGVVLYELLSGAVPFDGESAVSIALKHFQEPMPSIREKHPEIPQSLENVILKATAKEPLDRYATCEEMMADLDTCLNEGRLHEAPFMPVSLLQETKVLTPLSAEIVANRDSDKTIVSPPPSVKAEPIHEYESGREAAVAAVGKKKRKKWTLVLIFVLLLALIASFFLFFYNNREADAVIVPDVSDMDQASARLALEDAGLVLGDITEEYSDEVEEDFVIGTSPKVGASVEAGDEIDLIISLGEELFTLLDYEGQEYERVLDELREEGFTIERTHEFSSEVAAGNIISQSIEPGAEVKPSKTTLSFLVSDGNESYTMRDLSGYTRKSVEDYSGQYGLALTVTEAYSDTVAAGLVVSQSLAGGSAFVSGDALNVVISLGPEEPQVVSFSRTITIPYLAAAVSEPASESSNSQGGGNTDSDANVSSISDELNHIVIYIEDEDHAISDVFREFDIAADEVVTLNFRVLEGGSASYRIERDGEVISEESELTQ
- a CDS encoding Stp1/IreP family PP2C-type Ser/Thr phosphatase, which codes for MQIAFKSDRGKKRAINQDYVSYFVNEAQQPLMIVCDGMGGHKAGDVASEMGVSHLGAAWKGSRFTNSEELSRWLIANIQRVNDLIFQKSLDYSDLDGMGTTLVAAAIVGKEIIFANIGDSRAYVYRNYKLRQITEDHSLVNEFIKSGEITPEEAQHHPRKNILTRSLGVSRKLDIDIIAMPLVQGDLLLLCSDGLTNMMDDEEISQMLKEWLPLEEKVLSLVDKANAAGGLDNITVLLADFTDREGEPSWRQERN
- the rsgA gene encoding ribosome small subunit-dependent GTPase A, translated to MQKGQVRKAISGFYYVYVDGQTYQTRGRGNFRVKNMAPLIGDFVDFESDNLTEGVLLDIYPRKNELVRPTVANVDCGVIVMSAIEPDFSSYLVDRFLVYLEANNITPIIYVTKIDLLDEKAKKDMLQYKTYYESIGYKMILSDYPEGASSLEELVTTMGKGMAVFMGQSGAGKSTLLNQLMPELDLQTGEISTALGRGRHTTRHVELHPVGDALIADTPGFSTIDLVDIEAADLPSFFPDFEALRDQCRFAGCMHINEPNCRVKEAVASGEIAPYRYEHYLQFHEEIVGRKPMYTKKNKR